One Halobacterium sp. DL1 DNA window includes the following coding sequences:
- a CDS encoding peptidyl-tRNA hydrolase (catalyzes the hydrolysis of N-substituted aminoacyl-tRNA), whose product MKQVIAARTDIGMGQGKLAAQVAHASLKAYEYADENVKRRWKAEGQMKAVVKVSGERELYAVAEEAKQRGLPSGVIEDAGRTQLEPGTPTAVAVGPAPDADVDQVTGDLSLF is encoded by the coding sequence ATGAAGCAGGTCATCGCCGCCCGCACCGACATCGGGATGGGGCAGGGGAAGCTCGCCGCCCAGGTCGCCCACGCCTCCCTGAAGGCCTACGAGTACGCCGACGAGAACGTCAAGCGCCGCTGGAAGGCCGAGGGCCAGATGAAGGCCGTGGTGAAGGTGAGCGGCGAGCGGGAACTGTACGCCGTCGCGGAGGAGGCCAAACAGCGCGGCCTCCCGTCAGGAGTTATCGAGGACGCGGGTCGTACGCAGCTCGAACCAGGAACGCCTACCGCGGTCGCCGTCGGCCCCGCGCCGGACGCGGACGTCGACCAGGTCACCGGCGACCTCTCGCTGTTCTGA
- a CDS encoding deoxycytidine triphosphate deaminase: MILSDRDILSCLADGSLVVEPLDDVDLQVQPASVDVRLGRRFLEFERANVPCIHPNREEEVEDYVHETVVEDGEEFILHPGDFVLGTTKERVEVPPDLVAQVEGRSSLGRLAVVVHATAGFIDPGFKGKVTLELSNLGKVPVALTPDMRISQLVFTELSSTAERPYGAGRGSKYQDQDGPQASRIRGDREFGGDQ; encoded by the coding sequence ATGATACTCTCCGACCGCGACATCCTCTCCTGCCTGGCCGACGGGAGCCTCGTCGTGGAACCGCTCGACGACGTCGACCTGCAGGTCCAGCCCGCGAGCGTCGACGTCCGCCTCGGGCGGCGCTTCCTCGAGTTCGAGCGCGCGAACGTCCCATGCATCCACCCGAACCGCGAGGAGGAGGTCGAGGACTACGTCCACGAGACGGTCGTCGAGGACGGCGAGGAGTTCATCCTCCACCCCGGCGACTTCGTGCTCGGAACGACGAAGGAGCGCGTCGAGGTGCCGCCGGACCTCGTCGCGCAGGTCGAGGGCCGGTCGTCGCTCGGCCGCCTCGCCGTGGTCGTCCACGCCACGGCAGGCTTCATCGACCCCGGATTCAAGGGGAAGGTGACGCTCGAACTCTCGAACCTCGGGAAGGTGCCCGTGGCGCTCACGCCGGACATGCGCATCAGCCAGCTCGTGTTCACGGAGCTGTCGAGCACCGCGGAGCGGCCGTACGGCGCCGGGCGCGGCTCGAAGTACCAGGACCAGGACGGCCCGCAGGCCTCCCGGATCCGCGGGGACCGGGAGTTCGGTGGCGACCAATGA
- a CDS encoding thiamine-phosphate synthase, producing the protein MKFVEEVVVEEFLPTFRSLLAADLRERGLTQHEVAELLGVSQSAVSKYAHGEVTVNDAVADDERVQDTVERVGEGLASGDVSQVQALVEAEVLVRRLSTRGDVLADLHEAAMPALADYDGELRVHDPDSEVRVRERVLSSVRRGIRTLEHTGGFTTLIPAVGSNLVECTPDATGVEDVAGVPGRILDVMGRTEIPADPEFGVSVHVASVLLAARGAGSDATACLNVRYDGEIVDALEAAGYRTAEFDPDGDSTTAAIRDAVATAPDADVLYQTGGFGVEPIVYLLADGAPAAAKMARELL; encoded by the coding sequence ATGAAGTTCGTGGAGGAGGTCGTCGTCGAGGAGTTCCTGCCGACGTTCCGGTCCCTGCTCGCGGCGGACCTGCGGGAGCGCGGCCTCACCCAGCACGAGGTGGCCGAACTCCTCGGCGTCAGCCAGTCCGCGGTCTCGAAGTACGCCCACGGCGAGGTCACGGTCAACGACGCCGTCGCGGACGACGAGCGCGTGCAGGACACCGTCGAGCGCGTCGGCGAGGGACTGGCCAGCGGTGACGTCTCGCAAGTGCAAGCGCTCGTCGAGGCGGAGGTCCTCGTCCGACGGCTCTCCACGCGCGGCGACGTGCTCGCGGACCTCCACGAGGCGGCGATGCCCGCGCTCGCGGACTACGATGGCGAGCTCCGCGTCCACGACCCCGACAGCGAGGTCAGGGTGCGCGAGCGCGTGCTCTCCTCCGTCCGCCGGGGCATCCGGACGCTCGAACACACCGGCGGCTTCACGACGCTCATCCCCGCCGTCGGCTCGAACCTCGTGGAGTGCACGCCCGACGCGACGGGCGTCGAGGACGTCGCAGGCGTCCCCGGCCGGATTCTGGACGTCATGGGGCGCACGGAGATTCCCGCCGACCCCGAGTTCGGCGTCAGTGTCCACGTCGCGTCGGTTCTGCTGGCGGCCCGCGGCGCCGGCAGCGACGCCACGGCGTGCCTGAACGTCAGGTACGACGGAGAAATCGTCGACGCACTGGAGGCCGCGGGCTACCGCACGGCCGAGTTCGACCCGGATGGCGACTCCACGACGGCGGCGATACGCGACGCCGTCGCGACGGCCCCGGACGCCGACGTGCTCTACCAGACCGGCGGCTTCGGTGTCGAACCCATCGTCTACCTGCTCGCCGACGGCGCGCCCGCGGCGGCGAAGATGGCGCGAGAACTACTGTAG
- a CDS encoding sugar kinase, producing the protein MSDDGVAFVPGHVTGLFSVHRAEDPLRAGSRGAGLTLSDGVRTRVEPADETTVRLNGRELDVESVTRVLDALDASAAVSAETDLPLGAGFGVSGAMALGTALAANHAFGRGRSENDLVGVAHAAEVEAGTGLGDVVAQARGGVPIRVEPGAPAFGALDGVPAAGRVEYASFGPLSTSEVIGDETDRLDEAGERALVDVRADPTLSEFFAASRRFARDAALLDGQVAEAVDAVTDAGGEAAMAMLGRTVFALGTGLSDAGYDAAACRIHPAGARLER; encoded by the coding sequence ATGAGCGACGACGGTGTTGCGTTCGTGCCGGGTCACGTCACGGGGCTGTTCAGCGTCCACCGGGCCGAGGACCCGCTGCGGGCGGGGTCGCGTGGCGCCGGCCTGACGCTGTCGGACGGCGTGAGGACGCGGGTCGAACCGGCCGACGAGACGACGGTCCGGCTGAACGGCCGGGAACTCGACGTGGAGAGCGTCACGCGAGTGCTGGACGCGCTGGACGCGTCAGCAGCGGTGTCCGCGGAGACCGACCTCCCGCTGGGCGCCGGCTTCGGCGTCTCCGGCGCGATGGCGCTCGGGACAGCGCTCGCCGCGAACCACGCCTTCGGACGGGGACGCTCGGAGAACGACCTGGTGGGCGTCGCGCACGCGGCCGAAGTGGAGGCTGGCACGGGACTCGGCGACGTGGTCGCGCAGGCGCGGGGCGGCGTTCCCATCCGCGTCGAACCCGGCGCGCCGGCGTTCGGCGCGCTCGACGGCGTCCCGGCGGCGGGGCGCGTGGAGTACGCCTCCTTCGGCCCGCTCTCCACGAGCGAGGTCATCGGCGACGAGACGGACCGCCTCGACGAGGCGGGCGAGCGGGCGCTCGTCGACGTGCGCGCGGACCCGACGCTCTCGGAGTTCTTCGCAGCGTCCCGGCGGTTCGCCCGCGATGCGGCCCTGCTCGACGGCCAGGTGGCCGAAGCGGTCGACGCGGTCACTGATGCGGGCGGGGAGGCGGCGATGGCGATGCTCGGGCGGACGGTGTTCGCGCTCGGCACGGGGCTCTCGGACGCGGGCTACGACGCCGCGGCCTGCCGCATCCACCCCGCCGGTGCGCGACTGGAGCGGTGA
- a CDS encoding dihydrolipoamide dehydrogenase gives MPEFDLIVLGGGTGNVVASAAVEEGLDVAIVERDKLGGTCLNRGCNPSKRLIHHADIVETVRRADEFGVDATLNDIAFADIVQNVTETVTEEAEAKAEQAREHDRLTFYQTEGRFVDEHAVEVDTGDGTERLTSDRIVLAGGSRPRVPDSIDGTDKVDFLTSDEALRLEERPDRLVVVGGGYIAVELAHFFGQMGTDVTVVGHGDLLVHHEDRDAAERLTDAYRDRHDLRLGYSASELAADSGEVVVSAESEDGEEISVRGDEVLVATGRQPNSDTWDVDAAGIETDEKGFVETDDYLETSVDGVWAIGDVAGNYMFKHSGDKEGEYVVENAIRGNHEPVEYPGMAHAIFGSPQLASLGKPESKLDEGVAYTVGTREYDDVPLGSAMQADHGFAKVLVGQDDEVLGVHVVGPDASTLIHEVSTAVAAGADARGIAETIHVHPALSEVVQGAFRDACDVAPTGI, from the coding sequence ATGCCGGAGTTCGACCTCATCGTGCTCGGCGGTGGGACGGGGAACGTCGTCGCGAGCGCGGCCGTCGAGGAGGGCCTCGACGTGGCTATCGTCGAACGCGACAAACTCGGCGGGACCTGTCTGAACCGGGGCTGCAACCCCTCGAAGCGGCTCATCCACCACGCGGACATCGTCGAGACGGTGCGGCGGGCCGACGAGTTCGGCGTGGACGCGACGCTGAACGACATCGCGTTCGCTGACATCGTGCAGAACGTCACCGAGACGGTCACCGAGGAGGCCGAGGCGAAAGCCGAACAGGCCCGCGAGCACGACCGGCTGACGTTCTACCAGACGGAGGGCCGGTTCGTCGACGAGCACGCCGTCGAAGTCGACACCGGGGACGGCACCGAACGGCTGACGAGCGACCGCATCGTGCTCGCTGGCGGTTCACGACCCCGAGTTCCGGACAGCATCGACGGCACCGACAAGGTTGACTTCCTCACGAGCGACGAGGCGCTCCGCCTCGAGGAGCGCCCGGACCGACTCGTCGTGGTCGGCGGCGGCTACATCGCCGTCGAACTGGCGCACTTCTTCGGCCAGATGGGGACCGACGTCACCGTCGTCGGGCACGGCGACCTGCTCGTCCACCACGAGGACCGGGACGCCGCCGAGCGCCTCACCGACGCCTACCGGGATCGCCACGACCTCCGCCTCGGCTACAGTGCGTCCGAACTCGCTGCGGACTCCGGCGAGGTGGTCGTCAGTGCGGAGTCCGAGGACGGCGAGGAGATCTCCGTGCGCGGCGACGAGGTGCTCGTCGCCACAGGCCGGCAGCCCAACTCCGACACGTGGGACGTGGACGCCGCGGGCATCGAGACGGACGAGAAGGGGTTCGTGGAAACCGACGACTACCTCGAGACGTCCGTCGACGGGGTCTGGGCCATCGGCGACGTCGCGGGCAACTACATGTTCAAACACTCCGGCGACAAGGAGGGCGAGTACGTCGTCGAGAACGCCATCCGCGGGAACCACGAGCCCGTGGAGTACCCCGGAATGGCCCACGCCATCTTCGGCTCCCCGCAGCTGGCGAGCCTGGGAAAGCCGGAATCGAAACTCGACGAGGGGGTAGCGTACACCGTCGGTACCCGTGAGTACGACGACGTCCCGCTGGGGTCCGCGATGCAGGCCGACCACGGCTTCGCGAAGGTCCTCGTCGGCCAGGACGACGAGGTGCTGGGCGTCCACGTCGTAGGCCCGGATGCCTCGACGCTCATCCACGAGGTGAGCACGGCCGTTGCGGCGGGCGCGGACGCCCGTGGAATCGCCGAGACCATCCACGTCCACCCGGCGCTCTCGGAGGTCGTCCAGGGGGCGTTCCGGGACGCCTGCGACGTGGCGCCGACCGGAATCTGA
- the aspC gene encoding aspartyl-tRNA synthetase (catalyzes a two-step reaction, first charging an aspartate molecule by linking its carboxyl group to the alpha-phosphate of ATP, followed by transfer of the aminoacyl-adenylate to its tRNA; contains discriminating and non-discriminating subtypes) translates to MESRTYTADAEPGDHATVAGWVHEVRDLGGIAFLILRDKSGKIQVKFEKDEMDDDLVETGLNVHRESVVSVTGDVEEEDRAPTGVEVVPESIEVLAEADPQLPLDPSGKVDADLSTRLDNRTLDVRTDETKAVFDIRAEVLRAVREYFRSVGSTEINTPKIVATGTEGGTELFPITYFGREAFMNQSPQLFKQLMVGSGLERVFEIGPIFRAEEHNTPRHLNEATMIDFESAFIDHEEAMDVCEGTLRAAYEAVEENCQDQLEILGLAEEFEAPTDDFPRLTYEEAIERINATGELDEQLVWGDDLPTEGEKALGDDVGGHYFVTDWPAEIKPFYIQNYDDDPDLSKGFDLMHPRMELVSGGQREHRYPELVAGFEQQGLDPDQFDYYTKMFKYGMPPHAGWAYGVERLVMTMLDLDNIREAVLFPRDRQRLSP, encoded by the coding sequence ATGGAATCTCGTACGTACACGGCGGACGCCGAACCGGGCGACCACGCGACGGTCGCCGGCTGGGTCCACGAAGTCAGGGACCTCGGCGGCATCGCGTTCCTCATCCTCCGGGACAAGTCCGGGAAGATCCAGGTCAAGTTCGAGAAGGACGAGATGGACGACGACCTCGTCGAGACCGGGCTGAACGTCCACCGCGAGTCCGTCGTCTCGGTCACGGGCGACGTCGAGGAGGAGGACCGCGCGCCGACGGGCGTCGAGGTCGTCCCCGAGAGCATCGAGGTGCTCGCCGAGGCCGACCCCCAGCTCCCGCTAGACCCCTCCGGGAAGGTCGACGCCGACCTCTCGACGCGCCTCGACAACCGCACGCTCGACGTGCGGACCGACGAGACGAAGGCCGTCTTCGACATCCGCGCCGAAGTGCTGCGCGCGGTCCGTGAGTACTTCCGGTCGGTCGGCTCCACGGAGATCAACACGCCGAAGATCGTCGCCACCGGGACGGAGGGCGGCACCGAACTCTTCCCCATCACGTACTTCGGCCGCGAGGCGTTCATGAACCAGAGCCCGCAGCTGTTCAAGCAGCTGATGGTCGGCTCCGGCCTCGAGCGCGTCTTCGAAATCGGCCCGATCTTCCGCGCCGAGGAGCACAACACGCCCCGCCACCTCAACGAGGCCACGATGATCGACTTCGAGTCCGCGTTCATCGACCACGAGGAGGCGATGGACGTCTGCGAGGGCACGCTCCGCGCGGCCTACGAGGCCGTCGAGGAGAACTGCCAGGACCAGCTCGAGATTCTAGGCCTCGCCGAGGAGTTCGAGGCGCCCACCGACGACTTCCCGCGGCTCACCTACGAGGAGGCCATCGAGCGCATCAATGCGACGGGTGAACTCGACGAGCAGCTGGTCTGGGGCGACGACCTCCCTACCGAGGGCGAGAAGGCGCTCGGCGACGACGTCGGCGGCCACTACTTCGTCACCGATTGGCCCGCGGAGATCAAGCCGTTCTACATCCAGAACTACGACGACGACCCCGACCTCTCGAAAGGGTTCGACCTGATGCACCCGCGCATGGAACTCGTCTCCGGCGGGCAGCGCGAACACCGCTACCCCGAACTCGTCGCCGGCTTCGAGCAGCAGGGCCTCGACCCCGACCAGTTCGACTACTACACGAAGATGTTCAAGTACGGGATGCCGCCCCACGCCGGCTGGGCGTACGGCGTCGAACGCCTCGTGATGACGATGCTCGACCTCGACAACATCCGGGAAGCCGTCCTCTTCCCGCGTGACCGCCAGCGTCTGAGCCCCTAG
- a CDS encoding peptide ABC transporter ATP-binding protein, with amino-acid sequence MTDDAILSVRDLEKHYPVRSGILRRVTGHVKAVDGVSFEVREGETVGLVGESGCGKSTTATSLLRLEEPTGGEVYFEGEDITEYGDDDETEFRRRAQMVFQDPNSAFDPRMTVGESVAEPLGIHGLRDEERQQEIVADLLERVGLSANDADRYPHEFSGGQKQRIALARALILNPDLLVADEPVSALDVSVQAEILSLLDDLQAELDLSMLLISHDLGVVRQVCDRVGVMYLGEMVEMGPTEELFENPQHPYTEALLASIPDPDPRKRGDAVELTGDVPDPSNPPAGCSFHPRCPHVVPPAAYDFPEGSFRQVLDFRLAAENGDVDAEALDDGTDVRAEFDLPRALPDPDAEAVLAAAVDDAVAGDVDAAADRLREAFATVCEQREPELQETGTGHPAACHLHDAGEKDPAPGLTQPHD; translated from the coding sequence ATGACTGACGACGCCATCCTCTCTGTGCGGGACCTGGAGAAACACTACCCCGTGCGTTCGGGGATTCTGCGCCGCGTCACCGGCCACGTGAAGGCCGTCGACGGCGTGAGCTTCGAGGTCCGCGAGGGCGAGACGGTCGGCCTCGTCGGTGAGTCGGGCTGCGGGAAGTCGACGACGGCGACCAGCCTGCTCCGCCTCGAGGAGCCGACCGGCGGCGAGGTGTACTTCGAGGGCGAGGACATCACGGAGTACGGCGACGACGATGAGACGGAGTTCCGGCGGCGCGCCCAGATGGTGTTCCAGGACCCAAACTCTGCGTTCGACCCGCGGATGACCGTCGGCGAGTCCGTCGCGGAGCCGCTGGGCATCCACGGCCTCCGCGACGAGGAGCGCCAACAGGAGATCGTCGCCGACCTGCTGGAGCGCGTCGGCCTCTCGGCGAACGACGCCGACCGCTATCCTCACGAGTTCTCCGGCGGACAGAAACAGCGCATCGCGCTCGCCCGGGCGCTCATCCTCAACCCCGACCTGCTGGTCGCTGACGAGCCGGTGAGCGCGCTCGACGTGAGCGTGCAGGCCGAGATTCTCTCGCTGCTCGACGACCTGCAGGCGGAACTCGACCTGTCGATGCTGCTCATCAGCCACGACCTCGGCGTCGTGCGGCAGGTGTGTGACCGCGTCGGCGTGATGTACCTCGGCGAGATGGTCGAGATGGGGCCGACCGAGGAGCTGTTCGAGAACCCCCAGCACCCGTACACGGAGGCGCTGCTGGCGTCGATTCCCGACCCGGACCCCCGCAAGCGCGGGGACGCCGTCGAACTCACCGGCGACGTTCCCGACCCGTCGAACCCGCCCGCTGGCTGCTCGTTCCACCCGCGCTGCCCGCACGTCGTCCCGCCGGCGGCGTACGACTTCCCGGAGGGCTCGTTCCGGCAGGTGCTGGACTTCCGGCTGGCCGCCGAGAACGGTGACGTGGACGCCGAGGCCCTGGACGACGGGACAGACGTCCGGGCCGAGTTCGACCTCCCGCGGGCGCTCCCGGACCCCGACGCGGAGGCAGTGCTCGCGGCGGCTGTCGACGACGCGGTGGCCGGCGACGTGGACGCCGCGGCCGACCGACTCCGCGAAGCGTTCGCGACGGTCTGCGAGCAGCGGGAACCCGAACTACAGGAGACCGGCACCGGCCACCCCGCGGCCTGCCACCTCCACGACGCCGGCGAGAAGGACCCGGCCCCGGGGCTGACCCAGCCACACGACTGA
- a CDS encoding peptide ABC transporter ATP-binding protein, translating into MGDPLLSVRDLHIQFDTEDGTVRAVDGVSFDVEPGETVCLVGESGSGKTVACESITKLIPTPPGEITGGEVDFDGENLAALSSRELEAYRGCRIGHVFQNPQGALDPVYTVGDQLVEAIRLHRDVPKSVARERAIELLDRVGIGDVEERIDDYPHQFSGGMKQRVVIAMALACDPDLLIADEPTTALDVTIQAQVLRLLDDLQDERGMAMVFVTHDLGVVAEIADRVVVMYAGKVMETGDVYQVFENPSHPYTKALLNCLPGRGRALETIGGTLPDPTDPPEGCRFHPRCPHAEPACEEGDQPAFEDVGGEHDVSCVLYGSDHEVPRAMEVDDD; encoded by the coding sequence ATGGGGGACCCGCTGCTCTCCGTCCGCGACCTGCACATCCAGTTCGACACCGAGGACGGGACCGTCCGCGCCGTCGACGGCGTGAGCTTCGACGTCGAACCCGGCGAGACGGTCTGTCTCGTCGGCGAGTCGGGTTCGGGCAAGACGGTCGCCTGCGAGTCCATCACGAAGCTCATCCCGACGCCGCCCGGGGAGATCACGGGCGGCGAGGTGGACTTCGACGGCGAGAACCTCGCGGCCCTCTCCTCGAGGGAGCTCGAGGCGTACCGCGGCTGCCGCATCGGCCACGTCTTCCAGAACCCCCAGGGCGCCCTCGACCCAGTCTACACCGTCGGTGACCAGCTGGTCGAGGCCATCCGCCTCCACCGCGACGTGCCGAAGTCCGTCGCCCGCGAGCGCGCCATCGAGCTGCTCGACCGCGTCGGCATCGGCGACGTCGAGGAGCGCATCGACGACTACCCCCACCAGTTCTCCGGCGGGATGAAACAGCGCGTCGTCATCGCGATGGCGCTCGCCTGCGACCCCGACCTCCTCATCGCCGACGAACCGACCACTGCGCTCGACGTCACCATCCAGGCCCAGGTGCTGCGCCTGCTCGACGACCTGCAGGACGAGCGCGGGATGGCGATGGTGTTCGTCACCCACGACCTCGGCGTCGTCGCGGAGATAGCCGACCGCGTCGTCGTGATGTACGCGGGGAAGGTGATGGAGACGGGCGACGTCTACCAGGTGTTCGAGAACCCCTCGCACCCGTACACGAAGGCGCTGCTCAACTGCCTGCCCGGTCGCGGGCGGGCGCTGGAGACCATCGGCGGCACCCTCCCGGACCCGACGGACCCGCCGGAGGGCTGTCGGTTCCACCCGCGCTGTCCTCACGCCGAACCCGCTTGCGAGGAGGGCGACCAGCCTGCCTTCGAGGACGTCGGCGGCGAGCACGACGTCTCCTGCGTGCTGTACGGGTCGGACCACGAGGTGCCGCGGGCCATGGAGGTGGACGATGACTGA
- a CDS encoding peptide ABC transporter permease, translated as MTEGVCHGSWQYPLGTTSVGEDMVNVIMYGAHIALKLSIAAAMIMVVVATAVGTTAGYFGGWVDDVLMRYVDVQQTIPAIVVYIIVATMYLGKGLFTLALIFGLLNWGGIARLVRSETLERRESGYVRAARSAGASDLHVIRRHLVPNSTATVVTALTRQIPLLILVQVLLAYLQLNTVRLRSLGGILRRSLPPFGMGWWVAAGVTAFLVLTVLSFNVFGDVVRDVLDPHEGVA; from the coding sequence GTGACCGAGGGCGTCTGCCACGGTTCCTGGCAGTACCCGCTGGGCACCACGAGCGTCGGCGAGGACATGGTGAACGTCATCATGTACGGCGCGCACATCGCGCTGAAACTCTCCATCGCCGCCGCGATGATCATGGTCGTCGTCGCGACCGCGGTCGGCACCACAGCCGGCTACTTCGGCGGCTGGGTCGACGACGTGCTGATGCGGTACGTCGACGTCCAGCAGACCATCCCCGCCATCGTCGTCTACATCATCGTCGCGACGATGTACCTCGGGAAGGGACTGTTCACCCTCGCGCTCATCTTCGGCCTGCTGAACTGGGGCGGCATCGCCCGCCTCGTCCGCAGCGAGACCCTCGAGCGCCGGGAGTCGGGCTACGTCCGGGCCGCCCGGAGCGCCGGCGCGAGCGACCTCCACGTCATCAGGCGACACCTGGTCCCGAACTCGACGGCGACGGTCGTCACCGCGCTCACCCGCCAGATTCCACTGCTCATCCTCGTGCAGGTGCTGCTGGCGTACCTCCAGTTGAACACCGTCCGGCTGCGCTCGCTGGGCGGCATCCTCCGGCGGTCGCTCCCGCCGTTCGGGATGGGGTGGTGGGTCGCCGCCGGCGTCACCGCGTTCCTGGTGCTCACTGTGCTCTCGTTCAACGTCTTCGGGGACGTCGTCCGCGACGTACTCGACCCGCACGAGGGGGTGGCGTAG
- a CDS encoding ABC transporter permease, producing the protein MRTRSDAARPPPPSRTALQTELRDDHRKVVTVSFSTYVARRTLFALLAVYLVVTATFGVVALTPNTDLGGEIGTAVYYDRISAEERQELKQSYLEERNLDRSLSDRYVDWLVGLSTLDWGYSFEYDKPISNLLIPAIQRTALYTIPSFAFAVLLGTALGALSGARRGIPDGTVRLLGYATVGIPAFMGAFVFLEPFVGDVEWLRLLTWENTTAFTIQGEPMNPNRGLWPPSKPLRFLVPAGVFAVALVGWQLRYGRVAYLEQASEEFVKLHRAKGAGWLRVARHVLRNAAVPIVSASLSELLVVVLVNIYVIETVFGIQGVAAYNMIAVRTRDMALIIGTSLVLAVGGILASYVQDLLYGYLNPRIRA; encoded by the coding sequence ATGCGCACACGAAGCGATGCTGCCCGCCCTCCACCACCGAGCCGCACCGCCCTCCAGACCGAACTCCGCGACGACCACCGCAAGGTGGTCACCGTGAGCTTCTCGACGTACGTCGCGCGCCGGACGCTGTTCGCGCTGCTCGCCGTCTACCTCGTCGTGACGGCGACGTTCGGCGTCGTCGCGCTCACGCCGAACACCGACCTCGGCGGCGAGATCGGGACCGCAGTGTACTACGACCGGATCTCGGCCGAGGAACGCCAGGAACTCAAGCAGTCGTACCTGGAGGAGCGCAACCTCGACCGCTCGCTCTCGGACCGCTACGTCGACTGGCTCGTCGGCCTCTCTACACTCGACTGGGGGTACTCCTTCGAGTACGACAAACCCATCTCGAATCTACTGATACCGGCGATACAGCGCACGGCGCTGTACACGATACCGTCGTTCGCGTTCGCCGTTCTGCTCGGCACTGCGCTCGGCGCGCTCTCCGGGGCGCGCCGTGGTATCCCGGACGGAACCGTCCGTCTCCTCGGGTACGCCACTGTCGGCATCCCCGCGTTCATGGGTGCGTTCGTGTTCCTGGAGCCGTTCGTCGGTGACGTCGAGTGGCTACGGCTCCTCACCTGGGAGAACACGACGGCGTTCACGATACAGGGGGAACCGATGAACCCCAACCGTGGACTGTGGCCGCCCTCGAAGCCGCTCCGGTTCCTGGTTCCCGCGGGTGTGTTTGCCGTGGCGCTGGTGGGGTGGCAGCTCCGGTACGGCCGAGTCGCCTACCTCGAACAGGCCAGCGAGGAGTTCGTAAAACTCCACCGCGCGAAAGGTGCCGGCTGGTTGCGGGTCGCACGCCACGTGCTGCGGAACGCGGCGGTGCCCATCGTGTCGGCGTCGCTGTCCGAACTGCTCGTGGTCGTCCTGGTGAACATCTACGTCATCGAGACGGTGTTCGGCATCCAGGGCGTCGCGGCGTACAACATGATTGCCGTACGCACCCGTGATATGGCGCTCATAATCGGGACGTCGCTGGTGCTCGCAGTGGGTGGTATTCTGGCGAGTTACGTCCAGGACCTGCTGTACGGTTACCTGAACCCACGGATTCGAGCGTAG
- a CDS encoding ABC transporter permease, whose amino-acid sequence MSFASYVGRRTLFALFTIYLVVTATFAVVALTPDTQIGAMKGSMQRAGVSSDVIEERVQAYKEARGLDDPLHVRYADWLVDVSTLNFGRAHSMNAQTAAVLWPAIQRTALYTIPALAFALVLGTLFGGLSGSLSGSVPDWAVRVVGYGAVGVPAFMTAYVLLEPFASSFEWVRLLTWKHTPFDSLGRVALPNHGLWPPSEPLRFLVPAAVFAVALLGWQVRYVRTSYLDRAGQESVKLLRAKGAGRLKIARHVLRNAAVPIVSASLSELLVVVLLNIYIIETVFGIEGVAALNMIGVRQREMSLIIGTSLVLAVGGVLASYVQDLLYGYLDPRIGTE is encoded by the coding sequence ATGAGTTTCGCGTCGTACGTCGGCCGGAGGACGCTGTTCGCACTGTTCACGATCTACCTCGTCGTGACGGCGACGTTCGCCGTCGTCGCGCTCACGCCGGACACGCAGATCGGCGCGATGAAGGGAAGCATGCAACGCGCCGGCGTCTCGTCGGACGTCATCGAAGAACGCGTCCAGGCGTACAAGGAAGCCCGCGGCCTCGACGACCCGCTGCACGTCCGGTACGCCGACTGGCTCGTCGACGTCAGCACGCTGAACTTCGGGCGGGCGCACTCGATGAACGCCCAGACCGCCGCGGTGCTGTGGCCAGCCATCCAGCGCACCGCCCTCTACACGATACCCGCGCTCGCGTTCGCACTGGTCCTCGGGACGCTGTTCGGCGGTCTTTCGGGGTCGCTCTCCGGGAGCGTCCCCGACTGGGCCGTCCGCGTGGTCGGCTACGGCGCCGTCGGCGTGCCCGCGTTCATGACGGCGTACGTGCTGCTGGAGCCGTTCGCCTCTAGCTTCGAGTGGGTTCGTCTGCTCACCTGGAAGCACACGCCCTTCGACAGCCTGGGGCGGGTCGCCCTCCCCAACCACGGGCTCTGGCCGCCGTCGGAGCCGCTCCGGTTCCTGGTTCCCGCCGCGGTGTTCGCCGTGGCGCTGCTCGGCTGGCAGGTGCGGTACGTGCGGACATCGTACCTCGACCGCGCCGGCCAGGAGTCGGTGAAACTGCTGCGAGCGAAGGGCGCGGGGCGGCTGAAGATCGCCCGTCACGTGCTGCGGAACGCGGCGGTGCCCATCGTGTCGGCGTCGCTGTCCGAACTGCTCGTGGTCGTCCTGCTGAACATCTACATCATCGAGACGGTGTTCGGCATCGAGGGCGTCGCCGCGCTCAACATGATCGGCGTCCGGCAGCGGGAGATGTCGCTCATAATCGGGACGTCGCTCGTCCTGGCAGTCGGCGGCGTGCTGGCGAGTTACGTCCAGGACCTCCTGTACGGCTATCTCGACCCACGGATTGGCACCGAGTGA